The genomic stretch GGTCAATCTTGCCTCAAGGCTGGCCAATCGTCTTCTTGTCCGGGTAGCGGACTTCAGGGCCCGGAGTCTTAAAGAGTATGAAGACCGGATCTCACGCTATCCCTGGGAGCTGTATATTCCAGAAGGAGATGGGGTGAAGATAAGGGTAACCTCACTAAGGAGCGCCCTTTACCATGAAGGAGCCGTGGCCGAAAGAACGCTCCGAGGCATTTGTCGGCGGCTAAAACGCTCCGTTTCCCCGGGGTCAGGACAAACTGTAGTGGTAAGGATAGAAAGATCCCACTGTCTGGTAAGCCTTGACTCATCTGGAGGGCTCCTCTGCCAGCGCGGCTGGCGGCTGGCCAAAGGCCCGGCTCCCTTAAGGGAAAACCTGGCGGCGGCCCTGATCCTTCTTTCTGGCTGGCAAACACAGACCCCTCTAGTTGATCCTTTTTGTGGGGCTGGAACCATCGCTATCGAGGCCGCCCTGATGGCCTTAGGACGCCCCCCTGGAGAGAGGCGATCCTTCGCCTTTGAAAGATGGAAAAACTTCTCCCCCCAGCTTTGGCAAAAAGTAAAGGAGCTCTTCAGACCTCAAGGGCTGGCCCCTAAAACAAAAATTATAGCTGGCGACCATGACCCAAAGGCCCTGGCCGCCGCCAGAGATAACGCCTCTCGGGCCAAAGTAGCCGAACGAATAACCTTTGTTCAGACGGACTTCTCCCGGATTCACCTTCCAGGCAGACCTGGAGCGATAGTTACCAACCCCCCTTATGGGAGGCTTGTTCATCCGGCCGAAAATCTTAAAAGCCTCTATCATCGTTTTGGAAGCTGGCTCAAAAGGAAGGCCCCCGGCTGGAGCGTCGCTCTTCTCTCCCCCTGGCAGGAGTTGGGTGAGATCATGGGAATCTCCCTGGAACCAATAGCCAATTTCCCCCATGGAGGGCAGAGGGTCTGGGTCCTTAAGGGAATAATTGCCAGCAGAGAGATTTAACAAAAATGTTATCTGCCACCGGCACATTTTGACTTTTTTGTAAAACATCTTTCGGCCGGCCCTAAACCTTATGGGCTTGCCGTGGGTGGCACAGATATTGTTTGAAGGATAGAGGAGTTAAGAAACCAAAAGAGAGAAGGAGACAACAATGAAGAAGATCGAGGCCATCATCAAACCTTTCAAGCTGGACGAGGTCAAGGAAGCCCTCAATGAGATTGGTCTTAAGGGCATGACTGTCTCCGAGGTCAAGGGTTTTGGGCGTCAGAAGGGCCACAAAGAGATCTACCGCGGGGCCGAATATGTGGTTGACTTCCTACCTAAAATAAAGATTGAGATTATTGTTGAGGCTTCCATGGTAGAGAAGGTTGTCCAGACTATTATTGATTCGGCTCGAACGGGCAAGATCGGCGATGGCAAGATTTTTGTCCTTCCTGTAGAAGAGGTTGTTCGTATCCGTACCGGAGAACGAGGCAAGGAGGCCATCTAAACCACTATGGGGCTGGCTCTTGTTCAGGAAATGCCCCCCGAAACCCTCTCTGAGGTCTCGGGGGTAAAACTTACCCGGGAGTATACCTCCCTTATAGATCGCCTGATAGTTAATCTCTTCCGGCAGGGACGCCCTCCTAAAGGGGTGGCTATCATTGCCCTGGGAGGTTACGGCCGAAGGGAGCTGTGTCCGGGATCGGATATCGATCTTCTTTTTCTTTATGGAGAAAAGGTCCCCGAAAAACGAGCCCGACGCCTAATAGAAAAGATCGTCTATCCCCTCTGGGACAAAGGGCTTGAGGCCAGCCACACTGTCCGAAGCATTGCGGAAACCATCGAAGATGCCCGGGAGGACTTCTTTCTAAAAACAGCCCTCCTTGAGGCCCGCCTTCTGGCAGGAGAAAAGGCTATCTTTGAGGAGTTCAAAGATGTCTTTATCAGCCGGGTCCTGGCCGGCCATCGGCGTGAGTTCTTTGAGGATGTCATCGAGCACAATCGCCGCCGCCATGAACGCTTCGGTGACGTGAGTTTTATGCTTGAACCCAACATTAAAGAAGGAGCCGGGGGCCTTAGAGACTTTCACAGTATCTTCTGGGTCGCCAAAGGCCTCTTTGGACTCTCCAACCTTTCGGCCCTGGAGAACGAGGGCCTGATTACCAGCCGCGACCGAGAAGACCTAGAGGAGGCCCTGGACTTTCTCCTGAAGGTCCGCTTCAAATTACACCTTCTCTGTGGCCGTAAAAATGACCGTCTCTACTTCGAGCATCAGGAGGCTCTGGCTCGGGAGCTGGCCTTCAACGACCAGGAAGGGGAACTGGCGGTTGAGGGATTCATGCGCCGTCTCCACCTTAAAGTGGCCTGCATAAAATATCAGACCGAAGCTTTCTTTGAACACGTGGCCGAGGCCCTGGATATCGTCCAGCCCGGACCGGTAGAAATCCTCAATGCAGCCATTGAGCTTCACCGACATCGGGTAACCTTTGCCGATTTCGAGCAGGCCAGACGTCAACCCGGGCTGATAATGCGCCTCTTTGAGGCCATGGCCGAAGTTGACTGCCCTCTGCATCCCTTGGCCCGCCAGTTTGTCCGCCAGAACCTAGAGGCCATCTCCCGGATACGGCAGTCTCGAAGAGCGGCCAGATCCTTTCTCAAGCTTCTTACCTCTCCCGGGGCCTACCGGGCCCTCACGGCCATGTTAGAAACAGGGGTCCTTACCCGCTTTATTCCTGAGTTTTCAGAAATTGAGGGCCGGACCCAGTTTGACTTCTACCATACCTATACAGTGGACAGACACAGCCTCTTGACGGTGGCCGAATTGAGTCGTCTAGCGAAAGAGGAACCCTCGGCCTGGGAGGGGATCGAGAGCCCCGAGGTGGTCTATCTGGCCGGTCTTCTCCATGACATTGGCAAAGGGAAAGGGGAAGGCCATGCCCGGAGAGGGGCCGAGATCGCCCAAAACATAGGCCGCCGTCTGGGCCTTACCCCCGAGGAACTAGAGGATCTTTACTTTCTCATTGAGAACCATCTTCTTTTGGCCGAAACGGCCATGAGGCGGGATCTTTCCGAAGAAAGAGTGGCTTTTCGCTTTGCCAGAAAGATGGGCACTGCCTCGCGACTGCGAATGCTTTATCTCCTAACCGTGGCCGACTCTCGGGCCACTGGCCCCCTGGCCTGGAATGATTGGAAGGCAGCCCTGGTGAGGGAGCTGTACCTAAAGAGCCTGCGTTTTCTGGAGCAGGGAGTCCTCTCTGACCCCGGACGGGTGGAGGAGCTCAACCAAAAATGGCAGATGCTCCGGGAAAAGGTCCAAGACTTTGTCCCTCCTGTCCAGCTTGAGGCCACACTCTCCAGCCTGCCGCAAAGCTATCTCCTGTCCTTCTCCCTCCCGGAGATCCTTGAACATCTCCATCTGGCAGAAGAGGCCAAAACCACCGGCTTTGCCTGTCAGGTCAGCCGGATCAACGGCACTTTCCGGATGACCCTTGTCTGCCGTGACCGTCCCGGCCTCTTCTCCAGAATAACTGGAGTCTTTACCCTCCATCACCTGGATATCCGTTCAGCCAAGATTTTTACCTGGTTTAATGGTCTGGCGGTGGATGTCTTTGAGCTTCTGCCCCCCTGGCCAGACTTTGACCAGTGGGAAAGGGTTATCAGCAACCTGAACAAGGCCTTAAAAGGCAAGATAGCCATCTCGGCCCGGATGGCCGAAGTCAAACCCCTCTGTCATCAAACGCCAAAGGTGCTTAAAAGCCGCCGGCCGGAGATTGTTATCGACAATGAGGCCTCGGATTTCTTTACCATTATTGAGATCTATGCCCCTGATTGTCTGGGGCTCCTTTATCAAATTGCCCGAAGCATGTGCGACCTGGACCTCAACATTCACCGGGCCTTTATATCCAACAAGGCCGATCTCTCGGCAGACGTCTTTTATGTTACGGATATTGCCGGAGAAAAAATTCTTGACCCTGAACAGCAGGAGGAAATTAAAAAAGCTCTAATCCATGCCTTGAAATAGATGCTATGGGTTCTTGGTGGCTAATCAGGGCGAAGCGAGCCTGATCCATAAAAAAACATCCAAAGGAGGTTGTTTATGACACCCAAAGAAGTCTTAGAGTTCGCCAAAAAAAATGGGGCCAAGATGGTTGACTTCAAGTTTCTTGATCTTCCTGGCATGTGGCAACACTTCTCAATCCCCATTGAGGAGCTCTCGGAGAGCTCTTTTGAGGATGGCTTTGGCTTTGATGGCTCCTCTATCCGGGGCTGGCAACCTATC from Thermosulfuriphilus ammonigenes encodes the following:
- a CDS encoding THUMP domain-containing class I SAM-dependent RNA methyltransferase; amino-acid sequence: MEGGTSLRILAVYPPGLERLGQAELAALGIKGRALAGGVEFRGDLKTLYLVNLASRLANRLLVRVADFRARSLKEYEDRISRYPWELYIPEGDGVKIRVTSLRSALYHEGAVAERTLRGICRRLKRSVSPGSGQTVVVRIERSHCLVSLDSSGGLLCQRGWRLAKGPAPLRENLAAALILLSGWQTQTPLVDPFCGAGTIAIEAALMALGRPPGERRSFAFERWKNFSPQLWQKVKELFRPQGLAPKTKIIAGDHDPKALAAARDNASRAKVAERITFVQTDFSRIHLPGRPGAIVTNPPYGRLVHPAENLKSLYHRFGSWLKRKAPGWSVALLSPWQELGEIMGISLEPIANFPHGGQRVWVLKGIIASREI
- a CDS encoding P-II family nitrogen regulator, with translation MKKIEAIIKPFKLDEVKEALNEIGLKGMTVSEVKGFGRQKGHKEIYRGAEYVVDFLPKIKIEIIVEASMVEKVVQTIIDSARTGKIGDGKIFVLPVEEVVRIRTGERGKEAI
- the glnD gene encoding [protein-PII] uridylyltransferase, with amino-acid sequence MGLALVQEMPPETLSEVSGVKLTREYTSLIDRLIVNLFRQGRPPKGVAIIALGGYGRRELCPGSDIDLLFLYGEKVPEKRARRLIEKIVYPLWDKGLEASHTVRSIAETIEDAREDFFLKTALLEARLLAGEKAIFEEFKDVFISRVLAGHRREFFEDVIEHNRRRHERFGDVSFMLEPNIKEGAGGLRDFHSIFWVAKGLFGLSNLSALENEGLITSRDREDLEEALDFLLKVRFKLHLLCGRKNDRLYFEHQEALARELAFNDQEGELAVEGFMRRLHLKVACIKYQTEAFFEHVAEALDIVQPGPVEILNAAIELHRHRVTFADFEQARRQPGLIMRLFEAMAEVDCPLHPLARQFVRQNLEAISRIRQSRRAARSFLKLLTSPGAYRALTAMLETGVLTRFIPEFSEIEGRTQFDFYHTYTVDRHSLLTVAELSRLAKEEPSAWEGIESPEVVYLAGLLHDIGKGKGEGHARRGAEIAQNIGRRLGLTPEELEDLYFLIENHLLLAETAMRRDLSEERVAFRFARKMGTASRLRMLYLLTVADSRATGPLAWNDWKAALVRELYLKSLRFLEQGVLSDPGRVEELNQKWQMLREKVQDFVPPVQLEATLSSLPQSYLLSFSLPEILEHLHLAEEAKTTGFACQVSRINGTFRMTLVCRDRPGLFSRITGVFTLHHLDIRSAKIFTWFNGLAVDVFELLPPWPDFDQWERVISNLNKALKGKIAISARMAEVKPLCHQTPKVLKSRRPEIVIDNEASDFFTIIEIYAPDCLGLLYQIARSMCDLDLNIHRAFISNKADLSADVFYVTDIAGEKILDPEQQEEIKKALIHALK